In Trichocoleus desertorum NBK24, the following are encoded in one genomic region:
- a CDS encoding transposase yields MIPLIGVPATIAQGMSAYRDVFCREAGFEHVSRYISGLLLSQNKTLQGIHAQQVYPEGKAVSRRAMHEAVFEARWDSEALMQQHRRQVGLRHQGCGREIISLDWTLSHHEDGEHIYGVKRAYDYVNHCMSRYQTVVTGVIANGQQLDGIAVEVQLPDFSEAERGYLRMTAQPSYEQMEQVKQRLVELLHYHKNRLAYRKRTEMVVDLVRQIEAEGQFPQADYAFDNGVLTLELTQLIEASGKHWVSEIECSRLILWNGQWQRVDAVATELRQEHPESFRSLQVRGRNGEVKSFWTFTKTVRLKRYGRKRLVIVHQQSDLSDAPGFLLSDALHWERAGVSQTWSYRWACEIFHEFCKQVAGFEAAQVRNQEAVKRHFRLSCVAQSLLQQATCQGKKSERFAFAKDQQTVGQRLYSLTREAYRQLLHLVEGLFAQGRSCEQVLEVIMPA; encoded by the coding sequence ATGATTCCCCTCATCGGTGTTCCTGCCACCATTGCCCAAGGGATGAGTGCTTACCGAGACGTGTTCTGTCGGGAAGCCGGATTCGAGCATGTCAGTCGCTACATCAGTGGGCTGTTGCTGAGCCAGAACAAGACCCTGCAAGGCATTCACGCTCAGCAGGTATATCCAGAGGGCAAAGCCGTCAGTCGACGAGCGATGCATGAGGCGGTGTTTGAGGCTCGATGGGATAGTGAGGCTCTCATGCAGCAGCATCGGCGGCAAGTCGGTCTGCGGCACCAAGGATGTGGGAGAGAAATCATCAGTCTGGACTGGACCCTATCGCATCATGAAGATGGCGAGCACATCTATGGGGTCAAGCGCGCCTACGATTATGTCAACCACTGCATGAGCCGCTACCAAACGGTCGTCACGGGTGTGATTGCTAATGGCCAGCAGCTTGATGGAATTGCGGTTGAGGTGCAGTTGCCCGATTTTAGTGAAGCAGAGAGAGGCTACCTGCGCATGACGGCTCAACCGAGTTACGAGCAGATGGAACAAGTGAAGCAACGCTTGGTGGAGTTGTTGCACTATCACAAGAACCGATTGGCCTATCGCAAACGCACCGAGATGGTCGTGGACTTGGTGCGGCAAATCGAGGCAGAGGGACAATTTCCCCAAGCTGACTATGCCTTTGACAATGGAGTGTTAACCCTGGAATTGACGCAGCTGATTGAGGCATCCGGCAAGCATTGGGTCAGCGAGATTGAATGCTCTCGACTCATTCTGTGGAACGGGCAATGGCAGCGGGTCGATGCGGTTGCCACCGAACTGCGCCAAGAGCACCCAGAGAGTTTTCGCTCTCTCCAGGTGCGCGGTCGCAACGGCGAAGTTAAGTCCTTCTGGACCTTCACAAAAACGGTTCGACTCAAGCGCTACGGGCGTAAACGCCTCGTTATTGTGCATCAGCAATCGGACTTGAGTGACGCTCCGGGCTTTCTGCTCAGTGACGCCCTGCACTGGGAGAGAGCCGGAGTGAGTCAGACTTGGAGCTACCGCTGGGCTTGCGAGATCTTTCATGAGTTTTGCAAACAAGTAGCAGGCTTTGAGGCGGCTCAGGTACGCAATCAGGAAGCGGTCAAACGCCACTTCCGTTTAAGTTGTGTAGCGCAGTCGCTACTCCAGCAGGCAACTTGTCAGGGCAAGAAATCGGAGAGGTTTGCGTTTGCCAAGGACCAGCAAACAGTGGGACAGCGGCTCTACAGTCTGACTCGGGAGGCCTACCGGCAATTGCTGCATCTGGTTGAGGGGTTGTTTGCTCAGGGGCGATCGTGTGAGCAAGTCCTGGAGGTGATTATGCCTGCTTAG
- a CDS encoding ribonuclease R family protein, with protein MEFSIAALLANFTDDKLIAPKVLEKKLNCQDDASLRKLQIALDALEKVGILVKERGKYRRVSEEGVVEGKLRCSSKGFCFAIQDEEGAEDIYIRESQLSNAWNGDRVLVRVTKEGSRRRSPEGEVRLILERANSSVLARVKQSEKGFQAVPLDDRLLFELQLKTNGVDLEAALDHLVHVEVQRYPLGQQPPLGKVTQVLGSDAQSAADTDIVSCKYDLRREFPPAVLKAAEALSKKLKAADLKNRLDLRDRLSLALKADSTQQPVDGCDDAVTLEKTEEGNWRLGVHIADVSHYIQAGSPLDVEAQKRGISVYLGEVVLPMLPDAVAQLCCLVPGQDRLAISLLFTVNPEGQVVEYELQPTVIQVDHQLSYQQVQAILERQQPQAEALDSETAAFVESLSDDVKATVDQLALLSQALKAQRRQRGAFELNLPQTRFHYDDEGALGAVVVSSDLSARAMVVEFMLLANQVVAAHLQALGVPGIYRVHPTPNVGEVQELMKLVSNMGINLRLEQEDTIQPQDYQNFTQQFAESRAEKVLTYLLLSTLKPAIYTTHPRAHFGLALEQGYTHFTSPMRRYPDLLVHRILQAVFEKGRDRRSTRAKDSVNLRDGSCYGQINWNVLPPELHQDLETHIATIVNNLSEREKVAQEAEEDLEGLKKAGFMKEHTGEIFQGLITGVQSYGFFVEIEDLLVEGLVHVSSLKDDWYEYRSRQQKLVGRKNRKQYRLGDRVEVQVKSVDYYRQQIDLIAVGGGSEASEDDADEAGTGTLDSGYDADARSRHAQEE; from the coding sequence ATGGAATTTTCGATCGCGGCACTGTTAGCAAATTTCACGGATGACAAGCTAATCGCCCCCAAAGTCTTGGAAAAAAAGCTGAACTGCCAAGATGATGCGAGTTTGCGCAAGCTCCAAATTGCCTTGGATGCTCTGGAAAAGGTGGGGATTTTGGTGAAGGAGCGGGGTAAATACCGCCGAGTCTCGGAAGAAGGGGTGGTAGAGGGCAAACTGCGCTGCTCTAGCAAAGGGTTTTGCTTTGCGATTCAAGATGAAGAGGGAGCAGAGGATATTTACATCCGGGAAAGCCAACTGAGTAATGCTTGGAATGGCGATCGCGTCTTGGTTAGAGTCACCAAGGAAGGGAGTCGTCGTCGTAGCCCCGAAGGAGAAGTACGGCTGATTTTGGAGCGGGCTAACAGTTCTGTGCTGGCGCGGGTGAAGCAATCTGAAAAAGGTTTTCAAGCGGTTCCACTCGACGATCGCTTGCTGTTTGAGCTGCAACTGAAGACCAACGGAGTTGATTTAGAAGCCGCCCTCGACCATTTAGTGCATGTGGAGGTGCAGCGCTATCCCCTAGGTCAGCAACCGCCTCTAGGGAAAGTGACCCAAGTGCTAGGCAGTGATGCTCAGTCAGCAGCAGATACTGATATTGTCAGCTGCAAGTATGATTTGCGCCGGGAGTTCCCGCCTGCGGTACTCAAAGCCGCTGAAGCCCTTTCCAAGAAGCTCAAAGCTGCTGACCTGAAAAATCGTCTTGATTTGCGCGATCGCCTCAGCCTTGCCCTCAAGGCCGACAGCACTCAACAACCTGTCGATGGCTGTGACGATGCCGTCACCCTAGAGAAAACAGAAGAAGGCAACTGGCGCTTAGGAGTGCATATTGCGGATGTCTCTCACTATATTCAGGCTGGTTCGCCGCTGGATGTAGAAGCTCAGAAGCGAGGCATTTCAGTCTATTTAGGCGAGGTGGTGCTACCCATGTTGCCTGATGCAGTGGCGCAACTGTGCTGCTTAGTGCCAGGGCAAGACCGCCTCGCAATCTCCTTGCTGTTTACCGTAAATCCTGAGGGCCAGGTTGTTGAGTATGAGTTGCAGCCCACGGTGATTCAGGTTGATCATCAACTCAGCTACCAACAAGTTCAAGCCATTCTAGAACGACAGCAACCGCAGGCTGAGGCTCTAGATAGCGAAACGGCGGCTTTTGTTGAGTCGTTGTCTGATGATGTGAAGGCAACAGTTGACCAACTGGCATTGCTCAGTCAAGCGCTAAAAGCTCAGCGTCGTCAGCGGGGTGCTTTTGAACTTAATCTGCCGCAAACCCGCTTCCACTATGACGATGAGGGGGCTTTGGGGGCAGTTGTGGTTTCTTCTGACCTCTCGGCACGGGCAATGGTTGTCGAGTTTATGCTGCTGGCAAACCAAGTGGTCGCAGCTCATTTACAAGCACTAGGCGTGCCCGGAATTTATCGAGTCCATCCCACACCTAATGTCGGCGAAGTCCAAGAGCTGATGAAGTTAGTCAGCAATATGGGCATTAACCTGCGTCTGGAGCAAGAAGATACGATTCAGCCTCAGGACTACCAAAACTTCACCCAACAGTTTGCAGAGTCGCGAGCAGAAAAGGTGCTGACTTATCTGCTGCTGTCTACACTGAAACCTGCGATTTACACCACCCATCCCAGAGCGCATTTTGGGCTGGCGCTAGAGCAAGGGTATACACACTTCACTTCACCGATGCGGCGCTATCCTGACTTGCTAGTACATCGCATTCTCCAAGCTGTGTTTGAGAAAGGTCGCGATCGCCGCTCTACCCGCGCTAAAGACAGCGTCAACCTACGAGATGGCTCCTGTTACGGCCAGATCAACTGGAACGTGCTGCCACCAGAACTTCACCAAGACCTCGAAACTCATATCGCCACCATCGTCAACAACTTGAGCGAGCGCGAAAAAGTAGCTCAGGAGGCAGAAGAAGACCTGGAAGGCTTGAAGAAAGCTGGGTTTATGAAGGAACACACCGGAGAAATCTTCCAAGGACTCATTACCGGGGTGCAGTCTTACGGCTTCTTCGTCGAAATTGAAGATTTGTTGGTGGAAGGATTGGTGCATGTCAGCTCGCTCAAAGATGACTGGTATGAGTACCGTTCACGGCAACAAAAGCTTGTGGGTCGGAAGAACCGGAAGCAATATCGCTTGGGCGATCGCGTCGAAGTCCAAGTCAAGAGCGTCGATTACTATCGCCAGCAAATTGATCTGATTGCTGTGGGTGGTGGTAGTGAAGCCTCAGAAGATGATGCGGATGAAGCTGGAACTGGAACGCTTGATTCGGGTTACGATGCTGACGCTCGCTCTCGTCATGCTCAAGAAGAGTAA
- a CDS encoding carboxylesterase encodes MITYSEQIRAIAQRAKAREDALPVSDPACRSRFWFHPRPTAKVCLFFHGFTAGPYQFEPMGEAFYQAGYNVLVPLQPGHGIAGDWNRDHPPPLPTDIFTYQEFALAWFQQAQSLGREVVVGGLSSGATLAAWLATECPQAIVRTLLFAPYLSGNNRLVDFLVETLPVYFEWLNKDDPGHHGYDGFRIPALRLFLDMGQELIDRADQRLTAPMFVISSASDRATNPQDHQALFKAALKHQPQTWYHCLDEALDIPHTMMTQAEGNHYQNLLITLAKAFVESNLTWAEVLAIGDRLLHGKTFEEAVAAFNLQQRTAPELSVMMAMLDPKAIISAPQADHKP; translated from the coding sequence ATGATCACTTATTCTGAGCAAATTAGGGCGATCGCTCAGCGAGCAAAAGCACGGGAAGATGCTTTGCCAGTTAGCGATCCAGCTTGCCGATCGCGATTTTGGTTCCACCCACGACCCACCGCTAAAGTCTGCTTATTTTTCCACGGCTTCACCGCAGGCCCCTACCAATTTGAGCCGATGGGGGAAGCGTTTTATCAAGCAGGGTACAACGTGCTAGTGCCGCTGCAACCAGGGCATGGTATTGCGGGCGACTGGAATCGCGACCATCCGCCACCGCTTCCCACAGATATCTTTACCTATCAAGAATTTGCCCTAGCCTGGTTTCAGCAAGCCCAATCTTTAGGGAGAGAAGTCGTTGTAGGCGGATTGTCTAGTGGTGCCACCTTAGCCGCTTGGTTAGCAACAGAGTGTCCCCAGGCAATCGTTCGCACACTCCTATTTGCGCCATATCTCAGTGGCAATAACCGTTTGGTCGATTTTCTGGTCGAAACGTTGCCTGTGTACTTTGAGTGGTTAAACAAAGATGATCCTGGGCATCATGGGTATGACGGTTTCCGGATTCCCGCTCTGCGGCTGTTCTTGGACATGGGCCAGGAATTAATTGACCGAGCTGACCAGCGTTTGACTGCACCCATGTTTGTCATTTCTAGTGCCAGCGATCGCGCCACTAATCCTCAGGATCACCAAGCTTTGTTTAAGGCGGCCTTGAAGCATCAACCGCAAACTTGGTACCACTGCCTAGACGAAGCCCTGGATATTCCACACACAATGATGACCCAAGCGGAGGGGAATCATTACCAAAACTTGCTGATCACCTTGGCAAAAGCTTTTGTGGAAAGCAACTTAACTTGGGCCGAGGTGTTGGCAATTGGCGATCGCCTGTTGCACGGAAAAACGTTCGAGGAAGCTGTAGCTGCTTTCAACTTACAGCAACGGACTGCACCGGAACTGTCTGTGATGATGGCGATGCTTGACCCCAAAGCCATTATTTCAGCGCCCCAGGCTGACCACAAACCCTAA
- the psaM gene encoding photosystem I reaction center subunit XII has translation MSLSDTQVYVALVVALIPGIMAFRLATELYK, from the coding sequence ATGTCTTTATCAGATACTCAAGTCTATGTCGCTCTAGTCGTTGCCTTGATCCCAGGGATTATGGCTTTCCGTCTAGCCACCGAACTGTATAAGTAA
- a CDS encoding LapA family protein has translation MPVIRLLLLLLILVGLAAFTLQNWAFQIPLVFLGKQTLVLPLSVWVLGAIAAGALTTLFLTALFQLSNTLAVKRVRARVASASRLETEAAASRSSWDSGASRSANDQTNYTQSAADRFSDQSDFGTEEEADPVDRAGYDTGYERDRTSYEVPQEPTSSYRSGSSYSYSYKEPNTSGVGRSESVYDADYRVIIPPPQPLEEPEEDDYGFEDDEDFEDETPRDSDRSDWSDRHDWQERPDPTDRAERKGDDWGDQSWRDKGWGDRSPSDDW, from the coding sequence ATGCCTGTCATTCGCCTTTTGCTACTGCTGTTAATTCTGGTAGGGCTAGCTGCATTTACCCTCCAAAATTGGGCTTTCCAAATTCCGCTTGTGTTTCTCGGCAAGCAAACTTTGGTATTGCCTCTGTCAGTATGGGTTTTAGGGGCGATCGCGGCTGGAGCACTCACCACGCTATTCCTGACAGCGCTGTTTCAGCTCTCCAATACCCTAGCTGTGAAAAGGGTTCGGGCTCGTGTGGCTAGTGCGTCTCGGTTAGAAACAGAAGCCGCCGCTTCCCGCTCTAGTTGGGACAGTGGTGCTAGCCGTTCAGCCAACGATCAAACTAACTACACCCAATCTGCTGCCGATCGCTTTTCGGATCAATCAGACTTTGGTACGGAGGAAGAAGCAGACCCCGTAGACCGCGCTGGCTATGACACGGGTTATGAGCGCGATCGCACCAGCTACGAAGTGCCACAAGAACCCACCTCTAGTTACCGTTCTGGTTCGTCTTACTCCTACAGCTACAAAGAACCAAACACTTCTGGGGTTGGCAGATCTGAGTCCGTATACGACGCTGATTACCGGGTGATTATTCCGCCCCCTCAACCACTGGAAGAACCAGAGGAAGATGACTACGGTTTTGAAGATGACGAAGATTTTGAAGATGAAACACCTCGCGATTCTGACCGTAGCGACTGGAGCGATCGCCATGACTGGCAAGAACGCCCAGACCCTACAGATCGTGCAGAGCGCAAAGGTGACGACTGGGGCGACCAAAGTTGGCGGGATAAAGGCTGGGGCGATCGCTCCCCATCGGATGATTGGTAG
- the argB gene encoding acetylglutamate kinase: MVNDSEYFQQEEATRVRVLSEALPYIQQFAGRTIVIKYGGAAMKDSSLKEKVMRDIVFMACVGIRPVVVHGGGPEINTWLDKLGIEPQFKNGLRVTDAATMDVVEMVLVGRVNKEIVSLINQAGGSAVGLCGKDGNLVKARPEGQEGIGFVGEVNTVNVRLLESLLKAGHIPVISSVAADDTGQAYNINADTVAGELAAALGAEKLILLTDTAGILRDYHNPSTLIDKLDIQEARELIATGIVAGGMIPKVNCCVRSLAQGVKAAHIIDGRLPHALLLEIFTDSGIGSMLVASEFMK; the protein is encoded by the coding sequence ATGGTTAACGACAGCGAATATTTTCAGCAAGAGGAAGCAACCCGAGTTCGCGTCCTTAGTGAAGCCTTACCTTACATCCAACAATTTGCCGGACGCACCATTGTTATTAAGTATGGTGGGGCCGCGATGAAAGACAGCAGCCTGAAAGAGAAGGTGATGCGGGACATCGTGTTTATGGCTTGCGTCGGGATTCGGCCCGTCGTGGTGCATGGTGGTGGCCCAGAAATTAACACTTGGCTCGATAAACTCGGCATTGAACCCCAGTTTAAGAATGGTTTGCGAGTCACCGATGCCGCCACCATGGATGTGGTGGAAATGGTCTTAGTCGGTCGGGTTAACAAAGAAATTGTCTCTTTGATTAACCAAGCGGGAGGCAGTGCGGTTGGGCTTTGTGGCAAAGACGGCAACTTAGTCAAGGCTCGTCCAGAAGGTCAAGAAGGCATTGGCTTTGTCGGTGAAGTAAATACCGTTAACGTCCGGTTGCTAGAATCTCTGCTGAAGGCGGGGCATATCCCAGTCATCTCTAGCGTGGCAGCAGACGACACGGGGCAGGCCTACAACATTAATGCAGACACAGTGGCAGGAGAGTTGGCAGCAGCTCTAGGAGCCGAGAAGCTGATTTTGCTGACCGATACCGCCGGGATCTTGCGCGACTATCATAATCCTTCCACCTTGATTGACAAGTTAGATATTCAAGAAGCGCGGGAGCTAATTGCTACGGGGATAGTCGCTGGGGGGATGATTCCTAAGGTCAATTGTTGTGTGCGATCGCTAGCCCAAGGTGTGAAAGCGGCCCACATTATTGATGGTCGTCTGCCCCACGCCTTATTGCTAGAAATTTTTACTGACTCTGGCATTGGCTCCATGCTTGTGGCCTCTGAGTTTATGAAGTAA
- a CDS encoding carboxylesterase yields the protein MPNYSATTAVIAKQAKAREDALPLRHEACRSRFWFQPQPTQRVCLFFHGFTAAPYQFQPIAEAFYKLGYNVLVPLMPGHGVTGNWGRDNPPPLPSDPTVYKQFGLQWLQQSQALGQQVVVGGLSGGGTLANWLAFERPQQIDRTLLFAPYLSSSSKVIDLFVQKSSSYFQWECKPGNVPVGYSGFVLPNLRAFLSMGQEVLARSKSSAPVAPMLIVSSESDRAVGNNDHRAMFRAVLSRQPKTWYHRFDRVLDIPHTMMTKQEGNDYQNLLITMAKAYTESDLAWREVEEIGYRMTQGKTFNSVVAELNLQKRVSPDMPAMMTMVDKREIVMARNASAQPNS from the coding sequence ATGCCTAACTACTCTGCCACGACTGCCGTGATCGCCAAGCAAGCCAAAGCACGGGAAGATGCTCTACCCCTGCGTCATGAAGCTTGCCGCTCCAGGTTTTGGTTTCAGCCTCAACCCACCCAACGGGTCTGCCTTTTCTTTCATGGCTTTACCGCTGCGCCCTACCAATTCCAGCCTATCGCAGAGGCCTTTTATAAATTGGGTTACAACGTGCTGGTGCCTTTGATGCCAGGTCACGGAGTTACTGGCAATTGGGGCCGTGACAACCCACCGCCGTTACCCAGCGACCCAACTGTTTACAAGCAATTCGGTTTGCAGTGGTTGCAGCAGTCGCAAGCTCTAGGCCAACAAGTGGTTGTAGGGGGCCTCTCCGGTGGCGGAACACTCGCAAATTGGCTTGCCTTCGAACGGCCTCAGCAGATTGACCGCACATTGCTGTTTGCTCCCTACCTGAGCAGCAGTAGCAAAGTCATCGATTTATTCGTACAAAAGTCAAGTTCCTACTTTCAGTGGGAATGCAAACCAGGGAACGTTCCCGTGGGTTACTCTGGCTTTGTGTTACCCAACTTACGAGCTTTTCTCAGCATGGGCCAAGAGGTATTAGCCCGCTCTAAGTCCTCAGCACCCGTGGCTCCGATGCTGATTGTTTCTAGCGAAAGCGATCGCGCAGTCGGCAATAACGACCACAGAGCTATGTTTCGTGCTGTCTTGTCACGACAACCCAAAACCTGGTATCACCGTTTCGATCGCGTCCTCGACATCCCTCACACCATGATGACCAAGCAGGAAGGTAACGATTACCAAAACCTGCTGATTACGATGGCTAAGGCTTATACCGAAAGCGATCTAGCTTGGCGTGAGGTTGAGGAAATTGGCTATCGCATGACCCAGGGTAAAACTTTCAACTCAGTCGTGGCGGAGTTGAATTTGCAGAAGCGAGTCTCTCCAGATATGCCTGCCATGATGACAATGGTCGATAAGCGAGAAATTGTCATGGCCCGCAATGCCAGTGCCCAACCCAACTCCTAA
- a CDS encoding flavin prenyltransferase UbiX, translating into MSNFLAVAPPRPLILGVSGASGLIYAVRALKFLLAADYAIELVASKATYMVWQAEQNIRMPPEPGLQEQFWRQQAGVLTGGKLTCHPAGDVGANIASGSFRTLGMLVMPCSMSTVAKLAGGLSSDLLERAADVQLKEGRKLVVVPRETPLSLIHLRNLTTLAEAGARIVPAIPAWYHNPQTIEDLVDFVVARALDQFELDCVPLQRWEGH; encoded by the coding sequence GTGTCTAATTTTCTGGCTGTAGCGCCGCCTCGGCCTCTGATTTTGGGTGTGTCAGGGGCGTCGGGTTTAATTTATGCTGTGCGGGCGCTCAAGTTTCTCTTAGCGGCAGACTACGCAATTGAGCTAGTTGCTTCTAAGGCCACCTACATGGTGTGGCAGGCAGAGCAAAACATCCGGATGCCACCTGAACCTGGTTTACAAGAACAGTTTTGGCGGCAGCAAGCGGGCGTTTTGACAGGGGGGAAACTCACTTGTCACCCCGCAGGAGATGTAGGCGCTAATATTGCAAGCGGTTCTTTTCGGACTTTAGGCATGTTAGTAATGCCTTGCAGTATGAGTACCGTCGCCAAACTTGCGGGTGGGTTAAGTTCGGATTTACTAGAACGAGCGGCCGATGTGCAGCTCAAGGAAGGGCGCAAATTGGTGGTGGTGCCTCGCGAAACGCCATTGAGCTTAATTCACCTGCGCAATTTGACCACCTTAGCCGAGGCAGGCGCTAGGATTGTGCCCGCCATTCCTGCCTGGTACCACAACCCTCAAACCATTGAGGACTTGGTGGATTTTGTGGTGGCTCGTGCCTTAGACCAGTTTGAGCTAGACTGTGTACCGCTACAGCGTTGGGAGGGGCACTAA
- a CDS encoding DUF3153 domain-containing protein encodes MGINLGVKPVGRTIKQSSLTTRQSSRVTKPITKAIAQKVRQQLGRFRVVWMMLLASLLLSGCVQYDVGINFESPNRGEIVQHIKLGDRLTSLSGATAQQWLDTVEQRTRRLGGRIQRSSNQEVAVTIPFSSGADLNTKFNEFLNPSTKKGAAKQAEPALPEIKSDFHLSQSNFLFLLRNRLSYTLDLRSLGVTSANGDLLVSPSSLLDLEFRLNTPWGARSVNTAANAISAVPGQQGHQLIWTLEPGQINHLEAVFWLPSPLGIGTVVIVLLVLGGWYLKYQTLPGLSAGSTQVSTSEG; translated from the coding sequence ATGGGAATCAACCTGGGAGTCAAGCCAGTGGGTAGAACGATTAAGCAGTCATCGCTCACAACTCGCCAATCAAGTCGGGTCACCAAACCAATTACCAAAGCGATCGCCCAAAAGGTGAGACAACAGCTAGGGCGCTTTCGCGTGGTTTGGATGATGCTGTTGGCCTCCTTACTGCTTTCTGGTTGCGTTCAGTATGATGTCGGCATTAACTTTGAAAGTCCCAATCGTGGCGAAATTGTTCAGCACATCAAACTGGGCGATCGCTTAACTAGCTTGAGTGGAGCGACCGCGCAACAGTGGCTAGATACAGTGGAACAGCGGACTCGACGCTTAGGCGGCAGAATTCAGCGGAGTTCCAATCAAGAAGTGGCAGTGACCATTCCCTTTAGTAGTGGTGCTGACTTAAACACCAAATTCAACGAATTCTTGAATCCATCCACTAAAAAAGGCGCAGCGAAACAAGCGGAACCTGCTCTGCCTGAAATCAAGTCAGACTTTCACCTGTCTCAAAGTAACTTTTTGTTCTTACTGCGGAATCGCCTGAGCTATACCCTCGACTTGCGATCGCTGGGTGTCACCAGTGCCAATGGCGATTTGTTAGTGAGTCCTAGCTCATTGCTAGACCTGGAATTTCGGCTTAACACGCCTTGGGGAGCGCGTAGTGTCAATACCGCAGCGAATGCGATTAGCGCTGTTCCGGGTCAGCAAGGCCATCAATTGATCTGGACGTTGGAACCAGGCCAAATCAACCATTTAGAAGCTGTATTTTGGCTACCGAGTCCTCTAGGAATTGGAACCGTGGTCATTGTTCTTTTGGTGCTGGGAGGTTGGTATTTGAAATATCAAACTTTGCCAGGACTAAGTGCAGGCTCGACCCAAGTCTCGACATCGGAAGGTTAG
- a CDS encoding shikimate kinase codes for MNQLLKGVNLYLVGMMGSGKTTVGRLLAKELGYHFFDTDAVIEQSQKKSINEIFAEAGEAAFRDLETEVLAQLSSCVRLAIATGGGIVLKRKNWSYLRHGLIVWLDAPVELLYARLQNDATRPLLRESDVSAKLQSLLEQRQSLYGQADLRISLQPGETPEQIASRVIAEIPTVLCPERTPVTELN; via the coding sequence ATGAATCAGCTACTAAAAGGGGTCAACCTTTACCTCGTCGGTATGATGGGGTCTGGTAAAACGACAGTAGGGCGCTTGCTCGCCAAAGAATTGGGCTATCACTTCTTTGATACGGATGCTGTGATTGAGCAGTCACAGAAAAAATCGATCAACGAAATTTTTGCTGAGGCAGGTGAAGCGGCATTTCGAGACTTAGAGACGGAAGTATTAGCGCAACTCTCGTCTTGTGTCAGATTGGCGATCGCGACAGGCGGTGGCATTGTCCTCAAACGCAAAAACTGGAGCTACCTACGACATGGCTTAATCGTCTGGTTGGATGCTCCGGTAGAGCTACTTTATGCGCGGCTGCAAAACGATGCCACTCGTCCTTTGTTGAGAGAATCTGATGTAAGCGCCAAGTTGCAAAGCTTGCTAGAACAACGTCAATCGCTCTATGGTCAAGCGGATTTGCGGATTTCTTTACAGCCTGGGGAAACCCCCGAACAGATTGCTAGCAGAGTAATCGCTGAAATTCCGACAGTGCTTTGTCCAGAACGTACTCCTGTGACTGAACTGAATTAG
- the phoU gene encoding phosphate signaling complex protein PhoU: MESQRSVRTHFDRQLKRLQRDVLRMGALVEQSCRLARQALFERDLEAAERISQQDKQIDQLYRQIELDCVSMMALQAPVSQDLRLISALMQLVRDLERIGDYAEDLGEIAVKLFPYPVHPCMERVQLMLDRCQAMLAMSLAALSDLDAESGLDLKSKDDAVDSDYQDLYDLLAHQTHIPGVLEPTVLLVLVIRHLERMADHATNIGKRVAYIVTGQRY; encoded by the coding sequence TTGGAAAGTCAAAGATCCGTCCGAACTCACTTCGATCGCCAGCTGAAGCGCTTGCAACGCGATGTTCTCCGCATGGGTGCCTTGGTAGAACAATCCTGTCGATTAGCCCGTCAAGCCTTGTTTGAGCGAGATTTAGAAGCGGCTGAACGTATTAGCCAGCAAGATAAACAAATTGACCAGCTCTACCGCCAAATAGAGCTAGATTGTGTCAGCATGATGGCGCTACAAGCTCCTGTGAGTCAAGACTTGCGTTTAATCAGTGCCTTAATGCAGCTGGTGCGAGACTTGGAGCGAATTGGCGACTATGCAGAAGATCTAGGGGAAATCGCAGTCAAACTTTTTCCTTACCCTGTTCACCCCTGCATGGAACGAGTGCAATTGATGCTAGACCGCTGTCAAGCAATGCTCGCCATGAGTTTAGCGGCTTTATCTGATCTAGACGCTGAGTCAGGGTTGGATCTGAAATCTAAAGACGATGCAGTGGACTCAGATTACCAAGACTTATACGACCTCCTTGCCCATCAAACCCATATTCCTGGGGTACTAGAGCCTACGGTCTTACTCGTGCTAGTGATTCGCCATCTAGAGCGCATGGCCGATCATGCAACCAACATTGGTAAGCGAGTGGCTTATATTGTGACGGGACAACGCTATTAA